TGTGGTGGGACAGGGTTTAGCCCAGAGGACGAGGCTGGTTACTGGGCTCCAGTGATGGAGACAAGCCAGCACCTCTTCTCCCAAACCTTCCCCTTGGTGCTCATTCACCACGgtgcattcccagcaggagcccagctccAACTCCCTGACTGCTGATAACTTGGAGAAGTTTGGGAAGCTGAACCACCCTCCAGGGGTTCCTGAGGACggggctctgctctcagagGCCAAGCTCCAAAGCATCATCAGTTTCCTGGATGAGATGGAGAAGTCAGAGCAGGAGAGGCCCAGGTCAGCTGCCTCAGCCACGCAGCGGGAGGTGAGTCTGTCTGTGGTGTGGGATTCCATTCCTGGTGGGAATCATCCCCTGTCTCCCTGTCCTCATTCCAGGTGGTTCCACCACCTTCTCATcatgttttctctgctgtggcagagcttCCTGTTGGAAGAGGAGCTGGCTCACGTGGAGCAGGTGTCAGCGGTTGCCACGGAGGTGACAAGCTCCATGATGAGGCTGAAGCTGGAAgtggaggagaagaagagagCCATCAGCCTGCTGCAGACTGCTCTGGTGTGTCAGCCTCACATGTGCTTCTTGGGGCTATGAAGCACAGGATCAGGACTACCCCTTGATtttacagaatcatggaattgtttgggtcggaggggaccttaaagatcatctggcTGCGACCTGGGCTGAGCTCCCTTCTCCTCTGTCCTGGGGGGCTGGGTGTTCCTGCTGACAGGGATGGGAGATATGAGCACCAGGGCTTTGCTTTAGCTCTGTCCCTCGTTTTCCTGGCCTGATGGTGATTTCCATGTTGTATCTGACCTGTGTGACCCCACAGACCCAGCAGCGGGAACTGACCGACCGCCACATCAAACAGACCGAGAaggagctcagccagcagctcaggctgcagagggagcagtATGAGGCAGCTATCCAGAGGCACCTGGCCTTCATTGACCAGGTAACcctcatcccagctcctgaaGGCAGAGCCTGAGGTGGCTGCACCTGCCTGATGCTGGCTCCTcgccctgcccagctcctcgATGACAAGAAGGTGCTGAGTGAGAAGTGTGAGGCTGTGGTGGCAGAGCTGAAACAAGTGGACCACAAGTATGGCCAGAAGATCAACcagatgcaggagcagcacgAACTGGTGAGGGGGCAGGGAAGATGGGGGGATGTATGTGTGCTGATTTTGCTCAAATGGGGcctctgcctggagcagcacgGTCTCTGCCACTCCAAGGAGCTCTTCCCTGTGCACAGAAGGTTCCTGTCACCACAGAGCTTTGTCCTGGCTCCCCATAAGGCTCCTGTCCTTtgctgcccagggccaggagcaTGGCACTGACCAAGGGACAGTGTAAACTTCCAGGCTCTGCTTGGAGAGACCCTTCCCACACatctggcacaggttgctccatccctggaagtgtccaaggccaggctggacaggacttggagcagcctggggtagtggaaagtgtccctgcccatggcaggggttggaactggatgagctttaaggtcccttccaacccaaaccattctgtgattccacaatcctgctgaaggcagagctgtcccaggctgggggtgcccgGGGTGCAGTACTGGCACAAACCCAATGCCACAGAGGaattttgcttctcctgtgaaTGCAGACAGCTCAGattgccctgtgccaggcctggcaggagggcagcaccactgggctcatcccagctctgccatccctccctccttgtCCTTGACCTTGGAGCTGAGCTCATGCCTGAACAGACCATGGGGGTCCCTTGGTCTCTGGAGCAGGCTCCAACCACACAGGCTCCTGGCCAGTCCTTGGcttgtccctgtccttgtcccttgTGCTGTCTCCCCTCGCCCCCATGgactcctgcccagctctgccctgcctgtggctcCCACAGACATGGCTCTGTGGATTTGCCTCTCTCCCACCATTCCCCttctctctccatcccctcctttctttctccccagGTCTGGCGCACTTTGGGCCCCTTTTGTGAGGTAAATGTGGTCTTTGCTCTCTTTTGTGCCTTGCCCTCTGCTCTCGTGCCCTGGccagctctggccctgctccagcacctgccagAGGGTtttccatggcagggagagggaaggctggagaggaaaGCACCATCACACAGGCACAGATGGGCTGCCCTGCATGCAGGGaccctgggcagcccccagttccccttccctctctgttGGTGCTCTGATATCTTGGCAGTGAGCATTTCCCAAGGGGATGGAGGAGAAGGCACTGGTGGGAGAGTGTGTGGCCACTTCTCTGGGCTGGAAGAGCacacctgcccagggctgtgcgTGTATCCAGCTCCACAGCTTCCTTCTCAACAGCCCGACTTCCCAGGGCTTTTCTCTCCCAGCTTCTCTGAGGTTTTCCCATTTGCCTCCAAACAGGAGATTAAGAAACTGAAGGAACTCATGAGCGCAACTGAGAAAGTCCGGCGGGAGAAGTGGATTGAGGAGAAAACCAAAAAGATCAAAGAAATCACCGTGAAAGGTACGGGCAGGttgcctcagccccagctggagccagggcagtggtggagtgcTGCAGGAGAGATTGGGGAGAGCTCCTTGGTGTGGGCAGTGTTTGCTCCCTGGTTTTGGTGGAGCACATGACCCCTCTGTGCTCATCCCCCGTTCCTGGCAGCCCCTTTGAGCTGGCTGAGGGTACCGGGTGGGATCCAGCCCGAGCCATGCCCGTCCttccccctgtgccagggctggagccggAGATCCAGAAGCTGCTGGCCAAGCACCGTGAGGACATCCGgcagctgaagctgctgcacGAGGCCGAGCTGCTGCAGTCGGACGAGCGGGCGGCGCTGCACTACGGGCGGCAGGCGCAGGAGCTGCgggggctgctggagagggagaaggaggagcagagccagcgggagcgggagcgggccCGGCAGAGGTGAGTCaccctgggctcagcactgcctTGGGGCTCTCAGATCTGGGGTGCTGTccagcaccaggctgctctgggatccCAGTGTTTGCAGCTCCACGGAGAGCAGCCCCTTTCTCTCCACCGGCCTCGGGtgggtggtgctgctgagctgggagcatcCTCTGGCATCATGGAGAGGCCGAGTGCTCGAAGGCATAtccctgcagtgtgtgtgtgtcccacaggtgtgagcagcagctggagcaggaggagcaggcgCTGGAGCTGCAGCGGCGCCGCCTCTATGCCGAGGTGGCCGAGGAGAAGGAGCGGCTGAGCCAGCAAGCAGCCAGGTGGGCAGGCTGGGGTCTaggggcagccctgagctgtggggctgggctcccTGGTCAGGATTTCCATGGGAAGAGGGGCTGGTGTggatgctgggagctgtgtctgtgcaggcagcgagcagaggcagaggagctgcgGCGGCAGCTGGAGGCCAACAGCTCAGCCCTGACCCGGGCACTGCGGGATGAGTATgccaaggagaaggaggagcaggagaggcagcaccaGGTCTGGTTCCCCTCACCTCCAGCCCTTTGGGTGCTGGCACCACCAAGCCTTGGACCCCAtaggggcagccccagcagctgctcccagccagcacaggagagtcccagggctgagctgttgttttctcttctcctcaCAGGCAGAACTGAAGGTGCTGAAGgaccagctggagctggagaagcaggCCTGGGAGGCCAACTATGTGAAGAAGGAGGTAGTGGCAAGAGCTGTCCTCCAGAGGTGCTGCCCATGGGCTCTAAGAGGAATTTGAGGGCATGTTTGCTGTCTCCATTGCAGgaagcctggctgctgtcccgGGAGCGGGAGCTGCGGGAGGAGATGAGGAAGGAGAGGGACAAAGAGATCGAGCTGGTGATCCAGCGCCTGGAGGCTGACACGTCCTTGGCCAAGGAGGAGTGCGAGAGGGCAGCGGAGAGCaggtgagggggaaagggaggagggaggtCCCACGTCCTCCAGAGGCTGGTCccttctccctgtcccctgggcatCTCTCCAGTGAGCTCTGGAGCAGTGTTagtgcaggaaggagcagctcaCAGGGCCAAAGTTCACCTCTCACCTGAGGAAACAGCCCTGGGTCTCAtgtggggcagctctgcccttgctgctgtgtcctgatccctcctgcagcaggaatggggctgggatgagccaggcagcagcacaatgAGCCAGGCTGCCCGTCCTTCCTGCCCACAGGATCAAGAGGATCCGGGACAAGTACGaggtggagctgcaggagctggaacaCTCGgagaggaagctgcaggagcGCTGCAACGAGCTCAAGGGGCGGCTGGCCGAGCTGGAGGGGGAGAGCACCcggctgcaggggctgctgaagcacaaggagcaggagctggaggagatgcGCAAGgtgagccaggagcagagccaggctgtgtgggagcagctgtCCCCGGGGCACAGAGGCCTGACTGAGGGGATGTGGCAGGAATTTGCAAGCAGGCtggtggggatggaggaggagaatgCGCGGCTGAAGGCAGAGATGGCGGAGCTGAGGGCCcggcagcacctggagctggacAGGCTGCTGCGGGAGAAGGACCACGAGCTGGAGGAGGTGCACAGGAGGTGAGGAGCCTGGGTGGGGTGCACGAGCTCAGTGCTGCATCCTTGGGAACACTTCCCAAGTTTCCAGCCCTGTCCAGGCAAACCAGGCAGAAGCCAGTTGTCTGaactggctgctgctcaggcgCCCTGAATCCTCTGTCCCTTGTCACCGCTGGCCTGCTCTGTGCCAtcgtgtccccagggctgctcctgtgcctgcatGCAGGGCATGAGTGCCAGGAGAgccagtgcagcacagctctgtgtgcgttcctccctggcaggagcCCTGGCCAGGATCACTGTCACCTCCTGGGGGCTCTCTGTGGCTCACACAGGATACCTGTGACTGCAGCCCTGTGATCTTCTCcagaggggcagagcccagggtcagggcacagccacaggggctgagggcagctgggACATTCCCAAAATGCTGTGATAATTAAATCTTGGGAAGCTAATGTGCCTTTCTTCCTGTAGACAAATTAGTCCACACTACACAGTGCAATAAAGGTGCTGCCAGTGTGTGATGGCACctggagcccagctgtgcctgggggagaggggctgagctcccagggctgagctcccagagctgcagtcccccctggggcagggcccaGCCCCGTGTTTGGCACTGGGGTGCTCAGCCCCTGTGTCCATGTCAGGGTGAAGGCGGCGGtgctgaggaaggaggagagcaTGAGCAGCCTGCGGAAGCAGTACGAGGTGAGTGagggctcctggccctgccctggctgtggctgggcgGGCACGGcgagctccctgtgccctgtgctgtgccctgtgcaggcGGCCGTGCAGAGAGCCAGCCTGCTGGAATCGCTGCTGCAGCGGCAGCGGGAGCTGGCTGCCGAGTGACAGTGACATCCTgcgggcagggagcggggctgggccgggctcgggccctcccctccctcctcccctcttcTCCACAGCCTGGTCCCATTGCTCTGGCCGTGCTGGGACACTTGGTGGCCTTTAGATGCTTGGGAGTTTTGTTCTGATAATAAATCTCTGATGGTTTCTACAGCTGTTTCTATATTTGTGCAAGTCAGTGCCCGGGCACAAGTGGCTCTTCCACGAGCTCTGTGTCCACTCCCACCTTCCCAACCCcattcctgcatccctcccttTGCTCTGAGGGTGCCCAGCACCCCAATCTGTGCCTTGGGTCCCGTTCTAAACTGAAATGTCCAGTAGGatgcagggaggcagagccagggcaggatgtgatcccacagcctctgccaccTGCAGATTGCTCCACACCCCCCGACAGGGCCGGGaagtgcctgggctgggccggTGGCGTCTGTTTCCTCTCGGCTGGGGTGTGCAGCCGCTGTTGTCCCTCCCCCGGGCCGGCAGATGTTTTCTCAGCAGTCCCTGGTGTTTCCCATCCGTCCTGCTGCTCCGTGCGCCGGGGCAGGGACACGGAGGGTGCCTGGGTCCTGCCCAGCGGAGCCGTGGCCGCGCCGGTCTCTGTTTCCCTCTCCCCGCTGTGCCAAGCTGGACAGCTCATCCCAGTGTGCCGGGAAGGGCCGGGCACGGCGCTCGTTCCGCTCTTGTTTCTTTCCCAAGGAGTTTCCTGAGCGTCGCTTCCCACCccggccctgcccagcccgaGCCAGCGGCTCGGGGAATCAGCCGTGGGAGAAGGGGGCTCACCCACCCACAGCCCGGCCAGGGGTGCTGTGcccgtgcccagccctgtggctcCGGTGTGGCACCCCGAGCTCGGTGCAGCATCGCCGCTGTGGGGTGAACACCCACCCACGGTGCCCGGGGtgtgcccggccccgctcccgccgctcccggcccctCCCCGGCATGGCCCGGGCTAATTTCTAGGCCAGTGCCCGGTTCAGGCATGAATAAATCAGCGCCGTTGCATAACGGGGATGCGGATTTTCACCGGCTGGCTGCCCGTGCCTccgcccgcgccccccgcccgcacCCCGGGCTCCCGCGGGACCGGcaccagcctgtccctgtccccgtccctgtccccgtccctgtccccgtccctgccGAGCCGCTCAGCCGCGCTGCGGGCTGTGCCAAGCTCCGCGGTGAAGGAGGAGCCCCCCGTGCCCCGGGATCGGCGGGGAGCGGTTCCCGGTGGCCGGGAGGGAGCTCAGGAGGAACTCAGGGGGCTTTTGGCAGCCGAGCGGGAATCGCGGCTCAATCTGGTGTCTGCCCGGGACGGGATTAGCTGCGGCCCCAGACAAATCAGGCGGGAAGCCGGAGCGAGTGGCAGGATCCGAGCAGGGTAATCTCCCCTCGGCAAGGATCTGTAATCTCCCCGGCTAATtggggcggcggcagcggcgctgCCCTGACCGGGCGGGGATGTCAGGGGAGCGGTGCCACCCTGCGCCTCTGCCGGGGCTGGGCCAGCGCTGCCACAGCCCCGACCTCAGGGCTGCACCTGAGGGGCTCCCTGAGGCTGTGGGCCTCGATTCTCCTGCGGGCTTTTCCCTTTTACAGCCACGCTGGAAATCTGGTGGGAAGCAGGACAAGCGGCAGTGGATGGGTTTGGGCGGCCATGAGAGCTCAAACctcctcctggctgtgccaaaTGGGGCTATGGGGGTGTCACCTGGGCACGGGGGTGCTGGGGCgtggggctgctgtgcttggtgtcccagctgagctggggattCCAGGTCTTCCCAAGGagggcagggtggcacagcagggctgggcaggcacacACTCCTTTCTCACCCATCCCTGTCCTAGTGTCATCCCCAGTCCATCTCTGTCCTTGTCTTCTTTCCCATCTCATCCTCAATTCCATCCCCACCGATCCCAGttctcatccccatcctcatcctcattttcctccccatcccaccctctCCCAGACACAGGAGGGAAGGGACACCGGGCACTGGGGCTGCCACCCCCAACACAACATCGGGTGATTTTATCCCCTCCCACTCACTGAACCCCCTGCctcttcccagtgccagggaggCCTCAGCTCGTCCTTGTCCCACCCCCCCTGGGACCAGCTGAGTGTGCtcggggtgctgggggtggctggGCCCGGTGGGTGCCTGGggtgggctcagcacagccgcccaccccatcccacctggctgTGACTCAGTCAGTGCCGGCTCAGCCACACAGAGAGTGGGGCTGGCCCTGAAAACCACCCCAGGGGCAAGTGGCCACCCACTCCTACAGGACCATGGCTCGTCCAGAGGGCACCAATGGCACCAAAGCACCAAGAGACCCAAATGCTTCTGCACCAGGTGAATGCGGCTGTACCAGGTCAGTGCCACCTTtgttcagctgctctgaggCCCAGGAGGGCTCATGATGGAGCTCAGGATGTCCCACATGTGGGGTCAAGGCTCTCTGCACATCCAGAAAGGAGCAGGGACCCAGTGGGGGGGGATGACGGGAGCAATGGGATGCCCATGAGCTGCACCCCGCTGGGGGTATCCAAAATGAGTGATGGGGCATCAGCCTGCTAGCCCtggcagagggactgggggtcctgtgggacagagctgctccagagcagagaaatgtggaggcaggggagaagggagaaacTGGCTCCAACGTGTTTATTCTCCCAGCAGCCGGTAATTTTTCCAGGCCTGTATCTATTTGTGGCAACGTGACATGTGCAGTGTGGTGCTGTTCTGTGCAGGCTTGAAGGCTTGTAAAAAATTAATCGTGTACGCAAAATTTGGCTTTAAATATTCAAACTGGCGGTGGGGATGTGTGAGCCCCGtgctcagagctgagcccagcaagggctgggacaAGGGGGtttccaggaatgggatgggacaggatgggacaggatgggacaggACTGTCCTGCCATGACCCTGAAGGAAAGTCCAGCCTGGTTCCCAGGTGTGCTCGGTGACCAGTGGCACCCAGAGCTTtgccagggcctggctgggagctgccaggggtgGGGGTGAAGCCGTGGGATGTTCCCTGCCAGGGAATTGGGACTGTTGGGTTTTGGAGCACCCGTGTTTGGAGGACACACTTCCATGTGCCGGGGCTGTAGCGTCGAGCAGACGaggcccagccatggccccaCATGGGGCAGCCCCCCGGCCAGAGGAGACCCcacacctggggctgcctggggctgctggggggctctgctcccctcgggatgggactggggggctgcagggtgaggctgtgctgggctgcaggggcagggatggggtgtggggtgtgtgtgaggggggctggcagggggttgaggggctggctgggggcagagctgcccatcCCGTCCCTGTTTCCCATCCCTAGGTGTGGGAAGCCGGCGGTGCCCGGGATGGGTCAGCGCCAGGGCAGTTCCTCACTTGGGGggtgccagccccgctcccggggGATCCTGTGATCCTGTCCCCGCTCTGGGGggtgccagccccgctcccggggGATCCTGTGATCCTGTCCCCACTCTGGGGGTGCCAGCTCCGCTCCCGGGGGGATCCTGTCCCCGCTCGGGggtgccagcccctgcctggtCCCGGCCCTGCTCGGGGGGTCCCGCTCCCGTTCCAGGGTGGCCGCTGCCCCTCTGGGGTCCCGTCCCTGTTCGGGGGTCCCCCATCCATCCCGGCGGGAccgcgcgggggcggcggcggctcaTCCCGGGGGAGAGGACGCCGGTCCCGGTGCGGTCCCGGGGCTGCGGCTCCGCCACctgccgcccccgcccgcccggtCCCGCTGctcggcggcggcgcggcccctCCCCGGGGCacggggcgcggggccgcggggccgccatggaggaggagccgccgccgccgccgccgccgtgccCAGCGCGGGGCCAGCGGCAGCCGGCGGCCGTggggctcccgccgccgccgcgccatGGGCCGcttccccgccgccgccgctgccatGGCGGCCGCcttcctcagccccagcctcgCCTTCAGCTCCCACTTCGACCCCGGTAAGTgccgcagccccggggccggcggACCCGCGCCCCGAGCCTCCCCCGGTGCTCCGCCGTGTGCCCGGCTCAGCCCCGCGCCGCTGCCCTCCCGGTGCACCGGGAACGAGCATCCCCGCAGCGCGCTGCGCCGCGAGCGGAGCATCCCCGCGCCCTCATCGCCGGCAATGTCACTGTACGGGCTCTGACAGCCGGAGCCGACCCGATGTGGCCGTGTGACACCCCGGGGTGGTGCTGGGACATCCCGGTGTGGCGGTGGGACATCCCGGTGGGGTGCTGGGACACCCCAGTGTGACAGTGGGACACCCCGTTGTGGCCGTGGGACATCCCGGTGTGGCCGTGGGACATCCCGGTGTGGCAGGGGGACACCCCGTTGTGGCCGTGGGACATCCCGGTGTGGCCGTGTGACATCCCGGTGTGGCGGGTGTCCCCCGGTGTGGCGGTGCGGTGGGCTCGCTGCCGCAGCCGGGCGGCATTTTGTTCCGCGGGCTGGAGCGCGGAGGAATCCCGGGGCTGCGCTGCCTCTGAAGGCATCTCCGGGCTCGGAACGGAATAATAACAACAGGGAGGATGGTGATGGTGAGAGGGAGGAAGACGGAGCCGGGGCTGAGCCccgcggcggcggggagcggggggcTGAGGGtccccgcggggctggggcaccGGCGGGGCTCGGTGGGTGCCGGGGCTCGGTGGGCAGCGGCGTTTCGGGGCGCCGCCGTTATGTAAGCGCCGTGTTCCGGCCGCGGCGCAGCTGCAGGAAGATGCTGCAGCCGCGGAGCAGCGCGGGGCTGGCGACTGCGGTGCGTGTTcggggctgcggccgccgcagccgcccctcgccgccgcccccgccgccgcctcgtGTCCCTCCCGGTGCGGGGCTGGCACCGCGCGGCCACCGGGACCCCGAGCGGGAGCGGCCGGCGGGCGCTCGGCTCCGGGCCTTTGTTTACCAGCCCGGGATAACGCGGGTCCGTGCCGCCGCTCCCGGCACCGCGGAGGCGGCGGAGCGGTGCCCGTGCCGGCGCGGCGGTGCCGGAGGCTCCGGCTGTCGGTGCCGGGCTCCCGCATCCTCCCCGCCGCCTTCCCGGTCCCTCCTTCCTCCGCCGCTCCGCGCACGGTCGGAATCCGTGGGGGGATTTGGAAATGAGCCGCACCAGGACTCCCCGAGCGGGGACTTTGTCCCCAGCCGCTCGTTATTTGCTTCTGAAATCTCATTATTTACATCCAAAATGCGGCAGTGTCGGGACGGAGCCGTTCGCCCGGCTCAGCCCGTGAGGagattttgctttggtttttggtgTGACCGCTCCACGAGAATCCTGCCGGCCCGGGGGCTCTCAAGGCAGGTTTGGTTTCAAAAGCCTTCATCCCTGTTTGCATCGCTGCCTGTGCTgcgctgccaggcccagggCTCGGCGCTGCCGTGCAGCTGCCACCCACCAGCACCGGGAGAGGAATTGAAGGGGGGAACAAACCAGATTCTGGATTTCACGGCTTTGTGGATTTGGTccatgtggcagcagctcctgcctgagtGCCAGCCCGGCTCCCTGGGGGTGGCTTGTGCCAGCGAGGAACTGGAGGCAGCAGTTTGTAGGGCACATTGGCacctcagctgggacagcacaggagaGGTCCAGgggccctggtgctgctgaggggagcatctccttcctcctggtCCTGCATTCTTCCCTGGAAATGCCCGGTTGGAAGCTGGGCCATAGGTGGTCTGGTGGCGTGGGACAGTGACCGCAGTGTCACCTGGGGTGGAGGTGCCACAGGATGTGccagtgcagctcctcctgTTCCAGCCTCACCTGCTGGATTTGGCTTCTCCCAACATCTGCATCAGGGATGTCAGcatcagctctgccagggatTCATTCCCTtccaggctctgggggctctgggggctctgggggagggtcccagccctgcagcctcgTGGTTCCCATCTCTCTTCACCCATTCCCAGGCCAggcctggggatgctcctgcacGGAGCACTGGAGCCACCAGTGGGGCATgacccatccctgcctgccccaacGTGCCCCCCACATCTCCCGGGCTTCCAGGGGGAAATGGGTGcccactccctgccctggggagtcGAGGaaaagggagggcagggggtccccccagccctgtggtTTTGGGTCCACCTGGCACCTGCTGCCACGCAGGGCCCCAGTGACACTCAGTGACAGCAGCACGGTGAGTGTTGGTGCTCCGTGTCCGGTGCCTccggctgctcctggcacaagGATGGGAAAGGACTTGGTGGCAAAGGGGACACAGCAGACAGAAGGACCCTGGCaacccagagcagggccaggcacgCTCTGGCACTTACCAGACCATGCAGGGGAAGGTGCTGTTGGGACTGGACACAccgaggggatttggggcagggcagcaggagctccttggctgggaggtgacagaggTGGCAGCACCGTGCCCGCTGTCCTGTCTTGCCACATGTCTCCTGCTGGGGGATGGCCCTCtgggctggagggcagcaggagctgggcacacaGCCAGGAGGTGACTCCCAGTGCCCACAGGGAtgccaggggcaggcagagtgggATGGCATGTGGCAAAccccctgtcctggcacagggaatggcatTGGCACGGCACAACAGGGCAGCCAGGCCCCACCTGGCTCGGTgagaggacagagccaggatCCTGCTCCCTGAGGGTGCCACTTTGCTccccccttctcccttccctccctcctgccccacgcACACGGGCGGGTGTGTTCTGGAACGCTGACACCGATCCCTGTCAGGGCCAATTAGCAGAAATTAACGTGCCGGGGTTGAAagggccccgcgccgccgggggcagcggggctgtGACTCACGGGCTCCCTGCCcggcactcccagccctgctgggacaccctgtgccagggcagcccgtggctctgccctccctggcaccatcctcccagccagagcagggctgcgGTGCCCCCGAGCCGAGCCTTGGCgccccggggacagcggggcatgtggggcagcagtggcactgccagcgTTGTGCCAGGTGGGGGTTCACACCCACCCGGGGTCTGTGTTCAGTGTTCAGTGCCTGTAGCCAGGCAGCATCCCAGGTTTTGCCTTGGTGTGACGTCACCTCCTCGCCatcccactgctgggctggaaaatcccaggatttgggTCAGAGGGGCACTTGGGCTGCTCTGGTGCCATGGCTGAGCCTGTTCCCACCCCGTGCTGCTGCACTGATCCGGCAAGTgaacagggctgggggcactgccaggggtggTGGCACCGTGGGGTCCAGGGGTCGTGGGGTCGAGGGGTGGTGGCATGATGGGATGCAGGGGTGGTGGCATgatgggatgcagggatggtgGCACGGTGGGATCCAGGGGTGATGGCATgatgggatgcagggatggtgGCACGGTGGGATCCAGGGGTGGTGGGATGCAGGATAATGGTCCTGGCCATGCACTGCTGCCACTCCAGGGCTCCAGAcgtgctcctgccccagcaagTTGCCCC
Above is a window of Camarhynchus parvulus chromosome 18, STF_HiC, whole genome shotgun sequence DNA encoding:
- the CEP131 gene encoding centrosomal protein of 131 kDa isoform X1, yielding MKSTRSCCSVPSSDVAELILTGLPAPVSRRPGSASPARLVARSVSVAADGKAKRNAPEDAGSRAMNNLRRSNSTTQVNQRVNSSHSSEQTGDFLAFFEGDPIGRKKLAALSKTSPEKKTTWNILDDQPRVFPGPSGSHGLEPPTGMRRKEATVLLAANFTANNRSNKGAMGNCVTTMVHNNYSTAEKGPAPKSSNQAPSSLNNVVKAASNEDGEGSSSLVKSQKNFSSNNIMTHNNNNSSSSSSSVPRRREVTEEEAERFIQQVNMAAVTIQRWYRRHSQRHRTAAAALGRLMAAKREERQQRMEEGNILDLQERKEEERRKIREEKARLARHAAIQELQQKRARKASETKPSAEEQVLVKESRRVPKKKPGAKPASARNASPASSLTKANNAEASSPSAASELEGSSLGALGSVPLQDPGAEDKLQDVSSRETGNEDLETAVAAGSRAPSKVTLNELLDTLRLLEEEPELLPPPKLLRKDRHAWMDRQEPSSNSLTADNLEKFGKLNHPPGVPEDGALLSEAKLQSIISFLDEMEKSEQERPRSAASATQRESFLLEEELAHVEQVSAVATEVTSSMMRLKLEVEEKKRAISLLQTALTQQRELTDRHIKQTEKELSQQLRLQREQYEAAIQRHLAFIDQLLDDKKVLSEKCEAVVAELKQVDHKYGQKINQMQEQHELVWRTLGPFCEEIKKLKELMSATEKVRREKWIEEKTKKIKEITVKGLEPEIQKLLAKHREDIRQLKLLHEAELLQSDERAALHYGRQAQELRGLLEREKEEQSQRERERARQSVCVSHRCEQQLEQEEQALELQRRRLYAEVAEEKERLSQQAARQRAEAEELRRQLEANSSALTRALRDEYAKEKEEQERQHQAELKVLKDQLELEKQAWEANYVKKEEAWLLSRERELREEMRKERDKEIELVIQRLEADTSLAKEECERAAESRIKRIRDKYEVELQELEHSERKLQERCNELKGRLAELEGESTRLQGLLKHKEQELEEMRKVSQEQSQAVWEQLSPGHRGLTEGMWQEFASRLVGMEEENARLKAEMAELRARQHLELDRLLREKDHELEEVHRRVKAAVLRKEESMSSLRKQYEAAVQRASLLESLLQRQRELAAE
- the CEP131 gene encoding centrosomal protein of 131 kDa isoform X6: MKSTRSCCSVPSSDVAELILTGLPAPVSRRPGSASPARLVARSVSVAADGKAKRNAPEDAGSRAMNNLRRSNSTTQVNQRVNSSHSSEQTGDFLAFFEGDPIGRKKLAALSKTSPEKKTTWNILDDQPRVFPGPSGSHGLEPPTGMRRKEATVLLAANFTANNRSNKGAMGNCVTTMVHNNYSTAEKGPAPKSSNQAPSSLNNVVKAASNEDGEGSSSLVKSQKNFSSNNIMTHNNNNSSSSSSSVPRRREVTEEEAERFIQQVNMAAVTIQRWYRRHSQRHRTAAAALGRLMAAKREERQQRMEEGNILDLQERKEEERRKIREEKARLARHAAIQELQQKRARKASETKPSAEEQVLVKESRRVPKKKPGAKPASARNASPASSLTKANNAEASSPSAASELEGSSLGALGSVPLQDPGAEDKLQDVSSRETGNEDLETAVAAGSRAPSKVTLNELLDTLRLLEEEPELLPPPKLLRKDRHAWMDRQEPSSNSLTADNLEKFGKLNHPPGVPEDGALLSEAKLQSIISFLDEMEKSEQERPRSAASATQRESFLLEEELAHVEQVSAVATEVTSSMMRLKLEVEEKKRAISLLQTALTQQRELTDRHIKQTEKELSQQLRLQREQYEAAIQRHLAFIDQLLDDKKVLSEKCEAVVAELKQVDHKYGQKINQMQEQHELEIKKLKELMSATEKVRREKWIEEKTKKIKEITVKGLEPEIQKLLAKHREDIRQLKLLHEAELLQSDERAALHYGRQAQELRGLLEREKEEQSQRERERARQRCEQQLEQEEQALELQRRRLYAEVAEEKERLSQQAARQRAEAEELRRQLEANSSALTRALRDEYAKEKEEQERQHQAELKVLKDQLELEKQAWEANYVKKEEAWLLSRERELREEMRKERDKEIELVIQRLEADTSLAKEECERAAESRIKRIRDKYEVELQELEHSERKLQERCNELKGRLAELEGESTRLQGLLKHKEQELEEMRKVSQEQSQAVWEQLSPGHRGLTEGMWQEFASRLVGMEEENARLKAEMAELRARQHLELDRLLREKDHELEEVHRRVKAAVLRKEESMSSLRKQYEAAVQRASLLESLLQRQRELAAE